The DNA region CCTTATTCTTTTCTCTCAAACTAACCTCAAACTTGTTCACGTGTACCGAATCAAAAGCGTGTAAACATACCATCATTTGTACACGGGTAGACGATGGGGAAAATAAAAGTTAGAAATACTGCAAAGAAAACCAAGagtgtaaaaattaatgggACAAAGAAAGGTAAAGTTAAGAAAGTATTGAAatcgaaaaacaaaaatgtttttggcACCTCATCTGTGAAAAACATTGTGAAAAAAGATTTCCAAGATGATGACATTGAAGAAACTGTATCAGACCAAGAAACTGAGAATGATGAACAAATAACAAAGGCAAACAggtatatttatcaatatattcaaaataaaactatttgtaattttatacatataaatcaATGTTTTAGTAGTGATTCAGGAAGTGAATCTGATTTTGATATGGATGAGGAACTAAACAAAGCAGACTCAGATGAGGATCAAGATGAACCCAATGACTCAGAAGATGAAGCTGAGCAACATGTAAAATCTTTggctaaattaaaagaaactgATCCAgagttttatcaatttttacaagaaaatgACAAGAAATTGCTAGACTTTAATCTATCAGACAATGAGGAAGACCAAGAAGGAGGTGAAGGGGAAGAAGTTGATCCTCTTCATAAACCAGAGGGTGACTTGGAAATAGCCAGTGATGAAAGTGACTAtgaggtatttaaattttctgttagCATGTTCTGTTACATTTCAATGATACTTGTCagtatacagaaaaaaatgcaaattaaacaaatgttttcaatatgtttttaatggaGTATTTTTAAGTACTCCTGTGTTTCTAGTGTactaaaagtaaaacaaaaaaattgcaaatttatttaacaaaaaaaaaaaaaataaaaaaataaagaaaattgatttattaagttttttaaattttcatgtgaaaaAGAATAGGGACAATTTCAGAATtgccaaaaatatatgtttgagtgcatttctttttatgtatttagtaCTTGCTAAGTCTTAATAACTGCCACACATCAACGAGGTGATTCAACAGGCCTGTTTAAAAGCTGAACTTTTTTTGCCAGAAAACCACTTCTTTGACACCTTTGATTTATGTTTCGGATCGTTGTCTTGTTAAAACACCTATCGCAGATGCATTGTCGTCAGAGTATGGCAATAGCTCTACTTAACACATTACATAATTGACACCTTGATAGAAGAAGAATCCCCATACCATAATAGATCCACCTCCAAGATGTTGAAAAAAGTGTCACAAACTTTAAAGGGATGTAATATGGcctaaaatgtgaaaaatctTCAATGAACATGAATCTGCAATTAAAAGGTTTATAAGACATTTAGGATAATTTATTCTATCAGACtagtatacttttttaatcttataaaataaactttaaggGAATATAGCAAAACTTACTGAACATAGGgccataaatgataaattttgaaaccttTGTTCCTCtataaagtttgttttgtATCCTTTAAAGAAAAACTATGTAACAGAAAGAAATAATGCTCTGTATCTATAAATCCAGTTATTTACAAGGTTAAAGATTGCAGCACTTTTTTAAAAccctttttaatatatggaaaatatttgaaacatatATTTACGTTTAGGGAGAAGATGAAGGTCCTAAAGACAATAGAGTAATCACTTtaaaaatgctgaaaacatGGAAATCAGATATACAAAcagataaaacaaataaaactataacagCTGTTATCCAAGCATTCCATGCAGCTCTCAGAAGAGTGTCTAGTGATGAAGATGCAGACGATGATCCTGTTGTTTATAAAGTTGAGGGTGAgtgaattgaaaaaataatttgacaaattcatgtataataattatattgcccttaaataacataatttgaagatattttatataaaaagtgtaattaaatctacaaaaataagcaaaataatttcttaattcaatttttatgaaattgttaaaattaaagttaaattgactttaaaaaattaaaagtaaatatattaacaaggAAACGAATTTAcacttagaaaatatatttatgttgtcatttttatatgaaaaattaagtttaaaatataaattaattcggagagttttaatatttgatctcTTTTATTTCTATGTGAGAATGAGCCTAACTGGAAAAGTTGATTTTATGTAACTAACGAATTTCTTTTTCAGGTTCTTCCGTTTTTAATGGCGTTATACAGTTGTGTGTCTTAGAATTAGGATTGGCTGTGAGAAAGTTTTTGGGCATCACCCAGAAAAATAAACTGGCACCGCATAAATCTAAAAAGTTTGCAAAGATAAAACAAACGTTAAAAGGTTATTTTAAAGATCTTCTCAAggtaataatttagatttatgattttaatcttgtttaattataatatttttagttactgATGGGTGTAACATCATCCAACATACAAACAGTTTTACTGAAACATTTGCATTACATGGCGCCACTTTTAGTCTCCTTCCCAAACATAACAAAACCGTTGTTGAAACGGTTGATATCTTTGTGGGGAACAGCCGATGATTCAGTTAGAGTTGTGGCGTTCTTTTGTGTTCTCCGAATTACCAACAATAATCAAGCCGGATTATTGGATACAACTCTCAAATCAATGTACATaacttatgtaaaaaattcgaAATTTGTGAGTGTCAACAACTTAgcatctattaattttatgaggaGATCTTTAGTCGAAATGTTCTCTTTGGACGCTAATATGGCCTACCAACAtgtctttttatatatacgaCAACTTGCGATCCATTTAAGAAACGCCATAACTGTAAAGAAGAAAGAAAACATTCAGTCAGTTTACAATTGGCAGTTTGTCAATTCCTTGAAACTTTGGGGAATATTATTAGCaacaaattatcataaaaccCAATTCCAGCAGTTGGTGTATCCATTGGTTCAAGTTTGTTTAGGTACAATTAAGTTGATTCCAACTCCCCAGTATTATCCTTTAAGGTTTCATATTATCCAAGTCTTAATGGATATTTCTAAGAACACTGGAGTGTATATACCCATTTTACCATTTATTCTtgaggtaaatatttataataaattttgcatgggtttacttaaattttatgaaacaattttagGTTCTTTGCGGATACGACTTCAACAAGAAACATCAGAAAGTATCTATGAAACCTATGAATTTCACATGCGTGTTAAGACTCTCAAAATCACAACTTCAAGAGAATGGTTTCAAAGATGCAACCATTGACATGGCATATGGTATTTTGTTGGAATATTTAAGCAGTCAATCAAATTCTATAGCTTTTCCTGACTTGAGTCTTTTATGTACAATACAAGTAagtaaaccattaaaattacactaacattatttagattagattaatagatttttatacacaaactattttattttagttaagacAGTTTTTAAAGAAAAGCAAAAACGCCAATTATAGTagaaaaatcaaacaaatcctagaaaaaattgaacaaaacagTACCTTCATACAAAACGAAcgtaaaaaacaaacattcaaCCTGActgattataaacaaatagaaGGATGGGAATCCCAGATCAGAGCTAAAGGTACACCTTTGTCCACATATTATGAAAGCTGgagtaaattgaacaaaataaagaagaataaacaatttacaaataacGAGGAACTGGGAGAATACAATTTACCAAAGTTAAAGAAAACCGAGAAGAAGGAGACAAAACCAGTCGAAGGACCTGTTGAACTATTCCCAAGTGATTCAGAAGATGAGGGCGAGACGGTTCTGGAAAAAACGGGAGAAAAACGTAAAAGAGGCAAACGAGGTAGCAAAAATAATccgaaaattgttaaaaatgatattggtTCAATTAATGATACTGATGAGAAGGATATTGTAGAAGATATTAATCCTGATGAttggtaatttttatgtaatatttatataagaaaataaatttttaaacaccaTCTGCTGTTGTTGTGTTTCTCTTATATAACAAGCTTGtcgaaataaaacattttgtaatgCCGACAACAACGGTACTATACTTATACTAATACTCTTAAcacgaaaattttatttacttccatCAATCCACCGTTCAATTCatcgtttattatatctttttcGTAAATTTATGATTACCTTCCTCCTGGAGTAATTTTCGCACATTAATTCTACACGAATTTACTTTTTCTGAAATTTGGTGTATCAATTTCTGGGGAGTTTAATCCAGTGGTGtagttatattttctataaaaaatttactagtatgatttcttcaattttcataccTAAAAAATGACCTTGTAGGTTTTGATTTTGGTTCAAAAAACGTGACATTAtctataagtacatattttcaagacaacaattgaaaaaaagtttatgaAGAAGGGTAGAAGAACGATTCAAATTATTACCAAGATTGTTTTCTACACATTTGAATATTACGAAATAGGTTTGTAACTAGTATAtctttgaaaattgaatttgtgaaGCACTATCAATTTTGAGTAAATCAAACAACGATTTAAAGAACATTTGCAGAAAATATGCCAAGAAGGGCACTCGCAGGTTCACTTTCAAGTGAATATATTGCCTGAATTAATAAAGATCGTGTCCGAATATTATTCTCTGATGAGTTTCTTTCTTGGGGTGACATAAATGCGAACACTCATACGGTGTTTGTAATAGTGGATAGAGGATAGCTAACTGTACGACGGTACATCATGGAGATTTTAGAAAATCATGTCATTCCTTTTGTACCATTTGTtgagaataattttatgttgatgCTGACCGTCCGATTGGTGCAACAGTACTTTCAAGAGGTCGAAATTGCTACAATGATTTGGCCTTCCAGAAGTCCAGATCTCAACCCCATTGAGCATATGTAAGATATGATAGGTAGTCGAATGAGACAactttcaaacaatttaaatgaccttttttaaaattggtcgaaaaatttggaaagaaaTCACTCAAGACTCAATTTTTAGCATGAGAGATGGCTGACAAGCTACTATGCATGCAGAGGGGAAATacgcaatattaattttatttaatttattataaagaatatttaattgtttgtgttgtaattgttatttttaccgTCTtagaatgatttttttgtaataaatatgtttttcatttaaaatttttaaaaatttatcttcaaataataatattaattcatttacaaaattatgcgTTAATTTTGATACACACTGTATTTTCTACTGAGAAaagttaacaattaaaaacagttttttaaataaaattcacctgttatattttttttattttattagttcatcataaactttattttttattattgaaattgcaGCTAATAAACTTGtgatatatcatattttagaatttattgttCGACTAACGTGATTTTGGAAATTCAACTGAAGGTgtccatatatatataaaaggaCGTGACGTGACTGAATTGGCCATAACAGTTCAGAGATAAAAAAAAGCTACTGATTTATCATGACCGATGTTATGTATAGACATCAAATTAACATGGTAAGTTTAAGATGATCATTTTTTCGCACAAAGAAAACGATTATTTTGTGATAACGATTCGagttatcattttattagacgctattaaaattgaattttatcagTTTGATTCGCGCATGCGCGCACAGTGACTTGCGTACGAGGTAGGAGGCTTCCACCCATTTTTTGTgaacaatttttgtaaaattttgctaattttccGATACATTTCTCATTTAGTTCGCACAAATCCGTTATGTAAGTACAATATGCACAATTTTATAGTGCGGTTCTGTGTTATTTACGAGAGATAGGCCGGCATTCCGGTGTACAATCGTTTTCCGCGGTTTCTTTCGATTTCCCAAACAGAAATCAGACCAGTTACCCAAAGTGTTGGTCGCTAATTGATAAATTGTGTGATTCGTGTGTGggttttagttatattttgtattgtttttgtgCTGTGTGCCGGATTTAACCTCAATTATTTTGCGCCTTTGTTTATGAGTCACTGGAAGGCATAAACCTATAAAAGAGCCAAGTGCGGTTTAAAAATACGTTTCTTGTTTTCGTTAAgtgaattgatttattatcgCACACCGAAATAACTTGAAGGCTCGCATCCTGCTTCAGAACCCCCACATAGTCTAATAGGGATTcacttgtaattatttatttatttgtcttaTCAGAATCCTTCGTATGCGTATAACGTGCAATAAACATTACTTGTTCGtggataatttatgaaaacacattttaaggGATTAAAGtttcaactaaaaaattaactccCGAATTtcctgtaaaatattaaaatggctATATTTAATCAGTCTGATAAGAATTTTCGCCACGTACgctataagtattttaatagaagtagttaataattaattaaacgtccTCAGTAACGctgttgaattttaattatgtttgtttatgtttttattgttgttttattacaagctctgctttaaaaaatatttgtagccAATGTCATTTCAATGCATAATTTTCTTTAGTGTCATAAATCCTTCCAAATTCCATAAACGTAATGTTTTATAGTATAAATCAGCATATCATAGACTGTGTTAATCaatcacattaaattaattttctgaatgCACAACCTGAATGAGAcaagtttctaaaataatagttaagaTAATAGAATAAGTTATTAACAGATAAGAATGtgatgttttaaacaaaaatttgaaatgaatcaTTTTATTGCATATTGAGACATTGTTGATATTactcgtttttaattaattaaaaagtataaagtacataaaattagttaaatattctgttatcaataaattcaatattagattcgatattttattttaaaatcagtctttttatatttatatattatatttaatttctatatttgaCGGAATTTGGTAAATAATCAATGATAAATGTTAGGGTTCGGCTGATATATCAGcatcatcaaaatttataccGATGCCTCGGTTTTTTCGTATGTGAATTGAAATCCAAATATAAAAgtctaaattaatcaattcgaTTCTCGTTTATAATTCTTCAGTCTCATAGATAATATGAACTTCTGTTTACCATACAttacaacttcaaaatttgttttcttcttcatgtaaaataaatatacagtggtggtcagagaaatagcacacgttactatttaattaggaaatgtacattttatttaaaattattaaaaattatttatttatttaatattttatgcctaacttaaaaaaatgttggatATACTTTTTTCGTGTGGTCGCTTGTATCGAAGAGGTACAGATTTAACGAGATATTGGCAAcgttcaaatttgaaattaactcAAATTCCACggcttcaattaataatatatatatataattcatctaaattttaagttttttggtGTTCTAATCGAGCCTTTATGTCGTTCCGTAAGTtttcaatttgatttatttttgaacttgAGCTATCGAGAAGCTCAACAATTTTCAACAGCTTTGGACGTATGCTTCGGATCATTATCATGCAtgaaaatgtatgtaattgataaattatcgtTTTGTAAGTGGTTCCATAACACCTCATGATATCTTTGTACATTACACGGTTCATtataccaataattttctgtaatggtcTTGCTATGAAAAGAAACCACAAACCATAATGTTTCCTTCACcgtgtttcaaagtttttgtagtATATCTAGGgcccaaaattttatttggcggACAACGTATTATTTACCATTTGATCTATCCTATTCTATTGAACTTGAGTTCATCACTCCAATAActacatttttatcttttaatcaatttttaacaacctatttaattagtaaattatcatTGCCAAATTGCTCCATTACGTCTGTCCTCATATCTCtgtccattttattaataattttttgtaatggtcCTATACCATGTCAAGGAAAGGAACTTCTTCTACCCTTCctctatgtattttttactatcTGATCTTGTTCTATTGAACATGGATTCATCACTTCAAAATACCCTTCGCCTAAATTCTGgagaataattacatttttgtgcaaactttTAGTCTTGTTcgaattttcttttttgatgCCAATGGTTTCTTTACTCAAGTATGTTCTtgcaagttttgttcattcagtcgacGTCTGATTGTTCTACTTGACACATTGATATTGTATgacctaattaattaattttttattacctagAGAACAAAgatgttgtttattaatttttcgaatttgtctgccaataaaaaaagttgttttttgGTTAGgacattttattgtatttttatctgattgtgttgtttcatatttgctaataagcattgtaaaccattttaCGAAAGCATCATAAGTTTTTTAGCGATGTCATCAGTATTTAGATCTTgatgtttcatgttaattattattttcatctctgaaagtgaatttatttaataaaatgatataaatcttactaagaataaattcgaACTTAACagagtattgttaaatatatacacaaaacgtaaattcatttgaatgtGCTATTTCTTTGGCCAACCAAATCAGACTAATGCATgcgtttaaagtaatatttccgCCGTTTTTAAGAGATGtgacaaaaaagtaaaaaaacgtATAGAATAtcgaaatacattttttatattgactggacaaattaaatacttatgatataccttacaagattttacaaattttaaattttgaactcTCTCTTACCACCATTATGTTCATATTATTATCAGTATCtactattgaatttttttttatttaataaaattttgaaaactattatttgtatttgtataatgtattaataattaattaaaacattattttagaaaaagatCCATCATGTCCGAAGAGGCAACAGTGACCACTCCTGAGGAATTGGAGAACGAGAACGAATCATCGTATAAACCACCGCCGGAAAAGACCATTGAAGAAATCTTGCAAATTGATCAGGAAGATGAGAGTCTTCGGAAATACAAAGAGGCCCTTTTGGGACAGGCTCAAGCTGGTGCAGTCATAGTCGGTTAGTAAACTGTACacaattaatacttttattggaaaaattagCCAGAATAACCTGTTTTAATGTactgtgtaatttttaattatgttaattacaacttttttttttcaaaaatacattttaacaagaattacatatattatggaaatatttatttacatatatatcagtgttgctttaaaaatagaaattcaaggatattatttatatatttacatgttacaatttttatcaacaCATGATAATCACAATTTTTAGACAAAGcagacaaattattaaatattatgtttcagttaaaaatgttaaaacgtgcaaaataaataacttctttgtttaaaaatacgcAATAGTTTTCATAATGTTCTCAATGGAACCTTAATGTCTGTAGAACCGGACAATCCAAAGAAAGTTATCGTGAAAAGGTTGGTTCTGGTGGCGCAGGACAGACCGGAAGTCGCCCTTGAACTGACTGGTGACATTTCAAAGTTGAAAAAGGAGACGTTCGTCATTAAGGAAGGAGTGTCGTACAAAATCAGGATCGAGTTTATCGTTCAAAGGGAAATCGTCCACGGACTCAAGTACATACAAAAGACGAGCAAAATGGGTCTGACAGGTAAGAAACACTTTGTATCCTGATGTTGTTTGTAATGAATTAAAGTGTAGTCTAGGTGaacatgatttaataaatttaaatatgtgttcatggcaaaaattaagaaatacttTTTGATTTTTGCGACCGGAATTTTACAGAAACAGGTAACTTTAGAATTTTGCAagacaattaattatgtaatacaaatttttcttGGCTACAGATTATTTTTGGCTTCTTCTTTTTATCATCAAaggactaaaattattatataatctcATCACTGTTcatgttttttatgatttctaaagctaaaatgtttttaacttttaagtcACGCTtctattgtgtatttttagtgCAATATAAACTAACGTTATTGTTAGCTGGCAAACAAATTCATGAAGTCataaagcattttatttttgatatattctatTACCGTGCTGTTATTGCactagaatttaattttactctattaaTAGGTTCATTCTACTGTTTAATTAAcgtatttatgtatatcgagAACTTTCTATGCAAAATCGactataatgaatttatttagttaggtaataatatttaataaaatacgttCCCATTGAAAGTAacctaaactaaattaattctatgcaatttttattatcgtcGATTAGTTGTTTTTCGTTTGCTTTTTCatcattaacatttttgcataataaaatattgatctgCATTTTTGTTTCTGTTATAGTAATTAGTTAGTATCATAACGATTTTTCACCAACTCCACACTGTCAATTATCGatcaatgattatttttaaatggggtTTGCAGTGGACAAAATGGTACATATGGTGGGCTCGTATGCCCCGAAGTCGGAGATTCAATCGTACACCACCCCGGCTGAAGACGCGCCCCACGGAATGATGGCACGCGGAAGCTACTCGGTGCAATCCTTGTTCACCGACGATGACAAGAACGAGCACCTTAAATGGGATTGGACGTTTGAGATCAAGAAGgattggaaaaattaatttaaggtaAGTTACATCactgttcattatttattttcgttcTTACATTAATGTGTGTCAGTTTGAAGAAaagtattcaaataattacttaactaaatttttgtttgaatggttcaaattgtttattatctttaaaatattaaatctaatcacattacataaaattttggattGAACAATCAAGCAAAAATTTCTTGAAATCGATTTTcttgttttgaaatattaatatttatttatgttattttttaggtAAACCTGGAACCaagtattatcaaaatatccaAAGCGTCATTTTATACCtacatatacaaaaaaacCTTTTGAAAAGTATTTACAAGAGCCTTTTTGAACATATACTGATATTCCTATTGGTACGGACCGCCTTAAATCATCTagctcattaattttttaagtagtcACTTaagatttaagtttatattttgtaagtcATATATACctactatattcttatacCAAACCTTGCAAAGTGTTTGTATTATCGAGTTACAAGACGAAGTACGTACAATAATTAAGCAATAATATTCtggttttcattttttagcaGTTTTATGCCAAtacattttgtgttttttggaTTTTGCTCAATTatgcaatattattattttaaccagaatgtttgtttttaaaacctgtaatattgctttttgaattaaaagtttgtcccctcaatttgtgttttattattttaatttagcattacctcaaatatgttattaatttcaacatatcacattaactatttaattgtatCAGGAGCAAGATCAACGATGgagattgttaattaatattaagtttaaatcggtatttgacatattttataaattagaattggCCTTTTCTGTACAATTGGAAATGTTTGActtatacaaaatttgaatatgaatGATTTTAGACTAAAATGTGAAGTTATATGGCGACATGtgttaatatgtaattaaagaaGATAcaagacaaatttatatatatttttactttataattcatttcttcgttttttcacatttcgatttattatttatgcataTAATTGATAATGGTACAAGTTACTGaagtttacataaatttttatctattgtCTTTTAGGAGACAATTTCTTCTAAAAAGATGTCCACTGTATTTTACATTGATTAGttgtttaaatgaatatatgtcaatttattgtaaatatattcagctatacaaaaaaagaataaatagaatCAATGAATCCttgttaagaaataaaaagaagTGTGTAAGTGacaatataaacatttcaagttttttgttattcaaCCTGATTTGTCAgagtagaaaaatatattagtggttggaattattattatcaaatatgttgattaaactatttcatgatttagtTGAGCTTCCAATGCTCAAAACATTTACTaaatcaaataacattttattatttaaagtaaagaacattaattattgtaacatgtatttaaaatttaaacataacaacaactatattttattttaaagtactgCTATCAAATGGAATAAGATTAATTTCACTACACAATTCACTCATTGGTTGCTCCCACctcttttcaaaataaatgttcaacaggaaattcatattttttccaGTTTCTATTGCCCAAGGTAAATAATGATCAATATACAGTTTTCTATGTTTTGGTTTCAGTCTTATTGGTCCGAATATTGCACCACTTATGCACATAGGCAGTTTGGTTTGTATTGCTTCCACCCATTTAACTGTAACTTCACCCAACATATGTGTAGGCATTCCTAACACTGTGTGGAAAATATCATGAGCCTCTCTGTATCTTTGTATAACATAAGCCAATTCAATGTCATCAATAAATTCCACTGTCATTCTTGAGTCAGGAGTAACGTTGTTTTTAACAAGAAATTCGCTGTACGTCTTTCCTAATGTGCCTtctggtaatttttttaaatattccaaatcaattgtttttgtgtttattctAGGCCTGGTTTTCAAAATCTCATAACCTTCCGTAGAGTCTAGCATTTTTTGATGCATTCCCTTTAATGCATTAAATCCTGTGGTCTCACTCAGGCATGCAATCATGTCTCCTCTGTAAGGGTCTAAAATTGAAAGGGCAGCTGATCCAACAGTTAAAATACTTCTTTGAAATGTATTGATTTCCAcatgatttttatgaaaatcatCTTCAAACGTTCCAGTGCTCACATTACAGGAttgtaagtttataaaaattgggcGAAATCTTTTTGTCACTGTTCTAATGAcactcattttaatttaatcatgttTCATAACCTAGttgaaaatgatattttttgaacTACTGCTATGcaataaagctttaaaaat from Aethina tumida isolate Nest 87 chromosome 1, icAetTumi1.1, whole genome shotgun sequence includes:
- the LOC109608398 gene encoding nucleolar complex protein 2 homolog isoform X2, whose product is MGKIKVRNTAKKTKSVKINGTKKGKVKKVLKSKNKNVFGTSSVKNIVKKDFQDDDIEETVSDQETENDEQITKANSDSGSESDFDMDEELNKADSDEDQDEPNDSEDEAEQHVKSLAKLKETDPEFYQFLQENDKKLLDFNLSDNEEDQEGGEGEEVDPLHKPEGDLEIASDESDYEGEDEGPKDNRVITLKMLKTWKSDIQTDKTNKTITAVIQAFHAALRRVSSDEDADDDPVVYKVEGSSVFNGVIQLCVLELGLAVRKFLGITQKNKLAPHKSKKFAKIKQTLKGYFKDLLKLLMGVTSSNIQTVLLKHLHYMAPLLVSFPNITKPLLKRLISLWGTADDSVRVVAFFCVLRITNNNQAGLLDTTLKSMYITYVKNSKFVSVNNLASINFMRRSLVEMFSLDANMAYQHVFLYIRQLAIHLRNAITVKKKENIQSVYNWQFVNSLKLWGILLATNYHKTQFQQLVYPLVQVCLGTIKLIPTPQYYPLRFHIIQVLMDISKNTGVYIPILPFILEVLCGYDFNKKHQKVSMKPMNFTCVLRLSKSQLQENGFKDATIDMAYGILLEYLSSQSNSIAFPDLSLLCTIQLRQFLKKSKNANYSRKIKQILEKIEQNSTFIQNERKKQTFNLTDYKQIEGWESQIRAKGTPLSTYYESWSKLNKIKKNKQFTNNEELGEYNLPKLKKTEKKETKPVEGPVELFPSDSEDEGETVLEKTGEKRKRGKRGSKNNPKIVKNDIGSINDTDEKDIVEDINPDDW
- the LOC109608398 gene encoding nucleolar complex protein 2 homolog isoform X1, with translation MGKIKVRNTAKKTKSVKINGTKKGKVKKVLKSKNKNVFGTSSVKNIVKKDFQDDDIEETVSDQETENDEQITKANSSDSGSESDFDMDEELNKADSDEDQDEPNDSEDEAEQHVKSLAKLKETDPEFYQFLQENDKKLLDFNLSDNEEDQEGGEGEEVDPLHKPEGDLEIASDESDYEGEDEGPKDNRVITLKMLKTWKSDIQTDKTNKTITAVIQAFHAALRRVSSDEDADDDPVVYKVEGSSVFNGVIQLCVLELGLAVRKFLGITQKNKLAPHKSKKFAKIKQTLKGYFKDLLKLLMGVTSSNIQTVLLKHLHYMAPLLVSFPNITKPLLKRLISLWGTADDSVRVVAFFCVLRITNNNQAGLLDTTLKSMYITYVKNSKFVSVNNLASINFMRRSLVEMFSLDANMAYQHVFLYIRQLAIHLRNAITVKKKENIQSVYNWQFVNSLKLWGILLATNYHKTQFQQLVYPLVQVCLGTIKLIPTPQYYPLRFHIIQVLMDISKNTGVYIPILPFILEVLCGYDFNKKHQKVSMKPMNFTCVLRLSKSQLQENGFKDATIDMAYGILLEYLSSQSNSIAFPDLSLLCTIQLRQFLKKSKNANYSRKIKQILEKIEQNSTFIQNERKKQTFNLTDYKQIEGWESQIRAKGTPLSTYYESWSKLNKIKKNKQFTNNEELGEYNLPKLKKTEKKETKPVEGPVELFPSDSEDEGETVLEKTGEKRKRGKRGSKNNPKIVKNDIGSINDTDEKDIVEDINPDDW
- the LOC109608404 gene encoding rho GDP-dissociation inhibitor 1; translation: MSEEATVTTPEELENENESSYKPPPEKTIEEILQIDQEDESLRKYKEALLGQAQAGAVIVEPDNPKKVIVKRLVLVAQDRPEVALELTGDISKLKKETFVIKEGVSYKIRIEFIVQREIVHGLKYIQKTSKMGLTVDKMVHMVGSYAPKSEIQSYTTPAEDAPHGMMARGSYSVQSLFTDDDKNEHLKWDWTFEIKKDWKN
- the LOC109608420 gene encoding ubiquinone biosynthesis protein COQ4 homolog, mitochondrial is translated as MSVIRTVTKRFRPIFINLQSCNVSTGTFEDDFHKNHVEINTFQRSILTVGSAALSILDPYRGDMIACLSETTGFNALKGMHQKMLDSTEGYEILKTRPRINTKTIDLEYLKKLPEGTLGKTYSEFLVKNNVTPDSRMTVEFIDDIELAYVIQRYREAHDIFHTVLGMPTHMLGEVTVKWVEAIQTKLPMCISGAIFGPIRLKPKHRKLYIDHYLPWAIETGKNMNFLLNIYFEKRWEQPMSELCSEINLIPFDSSTLK